In Solanum lycopersicum chromosome 5, SLM_r2.1, the following are encoded in one genomic region:
- the LOC101248780 gene encoding protein yippee-like At4g27745 produces MEEGLVGPRIYSCCKCRNHIALHDDIVSKYFQARTGRAYLFTHAMNVDLGENEERQLMSGLHIVADVKCSDCGEVLGWKYEKAYNETQKYKEGKFVLENFKIVKEGFYEHVSSG; encoded by the exons ATGGAAGAAGGATTAGTAGGTCCAAGGATATATAGTTGTTGTAAatgcagaaatcacattgctcTTCATGATGATATTGTCTCCAAATATTTTCAG GCAAGAACAGGGAGGGCTTATTTGTTTACACATGCCATgaatgtagatttaggggaaaATGAGGAGAGACAACTAATGAGTGGTTTGCATATTGTGGCTGATGTTAAATGCTCTGATTGTGGGGAAGTTTTGGGATGGAAATATGAAAAAGCATATAATGAAACTCAAAAGTACAAAGAAGGAAAATTTgttcttgaaaactttaagattGTCAAGGAGGGGTTTTATGAACATGTCTCAAGTGGATGA